The proteins below are encoded in one region of Salmo salar chromosome ssa02, Ssal_v3.1, whole genome shotgun sequence:
- the LOC123727822 gene encoding polysialoglycoprotein, whose protein sequence is MGRHYLLITQTILMIMGGVRELLLFVMTVGVVKVSCYPVGKSQKQDQVSLQRRLGELSSNDVSIEHALALLRSIGSDAKQDREEYLETNEVESQASPNHGSSQANDALSSEEKLRRMSSDEAATGPSDDATSEAATGPSDDATSEAATGPSDDATSEAATGPSDDATSEAATGPSDDATSEAATGPSDDATSEAATGPSDDATSEAATGPSDDATSEAATGPSDDATSEAATGPSDDATSEAATGPSDDATSEAATGPSDDATSEAATGPSDDATSEAATGPSDDATSEAATGPPATGPSDHATSEAATGPSDDATSEAATGPSDDATSEAATGPSDDATSEAATGPSDDATSEAATGPSDDATSEAATGPSDDATSEAATGPSDDATSEAATGPSDDATSEAATGPSDDATSEAATGPSDDATSEAATGPSDDATSEAATGPSDDATSEAATGPSDDATSEAATGPSDDATSEAATGPSDDATSEAATGPSDDATSEAATGPSDDATSEAATGPSDDATSEAATGPSDDATSEAATGPSDDATSEAATGPSDDATSEAATGPSDDATSEAATGPSDDATSEAATGPSDDATSKELFTASSEPPLTTNMDI, encoded by the exons TTTCTTGTTACCCTGTTGGAAAGTCCCAGAAGCAAGATCAAGTCTCTCTGCAGAGGAGACTTGGAG AGCTGTCATCAAATGACGTCTCCATTGAGCATGCCCTGGCCTTGCTCCGATCCATAGGGTCTGACGCTAAACAAGACAGAGAAG AGTATTTAGAGACTAACGAAGTAGAATCCCAAGCTTCTCCAAACCATGGTAGCTCTCAGGCAAATGATGCCCTGTCCTCTGAGGAGAAGCTGAGGCGCATGTCCTCTGacgaagctgcgactggcccgtctgacgacgctacctctgaagctgcgactggcccgtctgacgacgctacctctgaagctgcgactggcccgtctgacgacgctacctctgaagctgcgactggcccgtctgacgacgctacctctgaagctgcgactggcccgtctgacgacgctacctctgaagctgcgactggcccgtctgacgacgctacctctgaagctgcgactggcccgtctgacgacgctacctctgaagctgcgactggcccgtctgacgacgctacctctgaagctgcgactggcccgtctgacgacgctacctctgaagctgcgactggcccgtctgacgacgctacctctgaagctgcgactggcccgtctgacgacgctacctctgaagctgcgactggcccgtctgacgacgctacctctgaagctgcgactggcccgtctgacgacgctacctctgaagctgcgactggcccgtctgacgacgctacctctgaagctgcgactggccccc ctgcgactggcccctctgaccacgctacctctgaagctgcgactggcccgtctgacgacgctacctctgaagctgcgactggcccgtctgacgacgctacctctgaagctgcgactggcccgtctgacgacgctacctctgaagctgcgactggcccgtctgacgacgctacctctgaagctgcgactggcccgtctgacgacgctacctctgaagctgcgactggcccgtctgacgacgctacctctgaagctgcgactggcccgtctgacgacgctacctctgaagctgcgactggcccgtctgacgacgctacctctgaagctgcgactggcccgtctgacgacgctacctctgaagctgcgactggcccgtctgacgacgctacctctgaagctgccactggcccgtctgacgacgctacctctgaagctgccactggcccgtctgacgacgctacctctgaagctgccactggcccgtctgacgacgctacctctgaagctgccactggcccgtctgacgacgctacctctgaagctgcgactggcccgtctgacgacgctacctctgaagctgcgactggcccgtctgacgacgctacctctgaagctgcgactggcccgtctgacgacgctacctctgaagctgcgactggcccgtctgacgacgctacctctgaagctgcgactggcccgtctgacgacgctacctctgaagctgcgactggcccgtctgacgacgctacctctgaagctgcgactggcccgtctgacgacgctacctctgaagctgccactggcccgtctgacgacgctacctctgaagctgccactggcccgtctgacgacgctacctctgaagctgccactggcccgtctgacgacgctacctctaagGAACTGTTCACCGCTTCATCGGAGCCCCCGTTGACCACAAACATGGATATCTGA